Proteins encoded by one window of Brevibacterium atlanticum:
- a CDS encoding SDR family oxidoreductase, whose product MSTPRFDGARAIVTGAAGGIGAALAAELLGRGASVVLADLDPAVTDTASHLGDRAHAWVGDVSTVDGIGELIALADDRLGGVDLYFANAGIIGPAMLGDSDADWDPIIDVNMRAHIRAAQVLVPRWQEAGSGHFVATASAAGLLTQIGSAAYSVTKHASVGFAEWLAMTYRGDGIRASVICPMGVNTALLDSAGDEGGAAQRAVTEAGTVLEPEQVAVIVLDAVERDEFLILPHPEVLEMYRMKGSDYERWLRGMSRYQSRLNES is encoded by the coding sequence ATGAGCACACCACGCTTCGACGGCGCACGAGCCATCGTCACGGGCGCCGCCGGCGGAATCGGGGCGGCCCTGGCCGCCGAGCTGCTCGGCCGCGGCGCCTCCGTCGTCCTCGCCGACCTCGATCCGGCCGTCACCGACACCGCCTCCCACCTCGGCGATCGCGCCCACGCATGGGTCGGTGACGTCTCCACGGTCGACGGCATCGGCGAACTCATCGCGTTGGCCGACGACCGCCTCGGCGGGGTCGATCTCTACTTCGCCAACGCCGGCATCATCGGTCCGGCCATGCTCGGGGACTCCGATGCGGACTGGGATCCGATCATCGACGTCAACATGCGCGCCCACATCCGCGCAGCCCAGGTACTCGTCCCCCGCTGGCAGGAGGCCGGTTCCGGGCATTTCGTCGCCACCGCCTCGGCGGCGGGCCTGCTCACGCAGATCGGGTCGGCAGCCTACTCGGTGACCAAGCACGCCTCGGTCGGCTTCGCCGAATGGCTGGCCATGACGTATCGGGGCGACGGGATCCGCGCCTCGGTGATCTGCCCGATGGGGGTCAACACCGCACTGCTCGATTCCGCCGGAGACGAAGGCGGTGCCGCACAGCGGGCGGTCACCGAGGCCGGGACCGTTCTCGAACCCGAACAGGTCGCCGTCATCGTCCTCGACGCCGTCGAGCGGGACGAGTTCCTCATCCTTCCCCACCCCGAGGTGCTCGAGATGTACCGCATGAAAGGCAGCGACTACGAGCGCTGGCTGCGGGGAATGTCCCGCTATCAGTCCCGATTGAACGAGAGTTGA
- a CDS encoding NADPH:quinone oxidoreductase family protein codes for MKAVHVTALTGPDDVEIAEVDRPVPGEGQVLIEVAYAGVTFPELLQTRGLYQTKHELPFVLGSEASGIVVEAGPGSRFAVGDRVAAITGVGTFAECLVADETQVMPLPDEVSLASGAGMPMNVLTADFALRLRANAQPGQSLLVHGAAGGLGSASVQLGAAMGLTVIAVVSTEAKAEVVRELGARHVVFAEGFKDAVKEILPGGVDYVFDPVGGDRFTDSTRVLAPFGRLLVLGFTAGEIPSIRVNRLLLKNISVDGVAWGAATHGDPNFIARQWAAVREHVAAGRLDPRIHATYPLAKAAAAIKELDERTVMGKVLLEVAGE; via the coding sequence ATGAAAGCTGTTCATGTCACCGCCCTGACCGGCCCCGATGATGTCGAGATCGCCGAGGTGGACCGACCCGTACCGGGGGAGGGGCAGGTCCTCATCGAGGTCGCCTACGCCGGTGTGACCTTCCCCGAGCTGCTGCAGACCCGCGGGCTGTATCAGACGAAGCACGAACTGCCCTTCGTCCTCGGTTCGGAGGCGTCCGGCATCGTCGTCGAGGCGGGCCCGGGCTCGCGTTTCGCCGTCGGTGACCGCGTGGCTGCGATCACCGGGGTGGGCACCTTCGCCGAGTGCCTCGTCGCCGACGAGACGCAGGTGATGCCGCTGCCCGACGAAGTGAGCCTCGCCTCCGGAGCGGGTATGCCGATGAACGTGCTCACCGCCGACTTCGCGCTGCGGCTGCGGGCGAACGCCCAGCCGGGGCAGAGCCTGCTCGTCCACGGTGCCGCCGGCGGTCTCGGTTCGGCCAGCGTGCAGCTCGGTGCGGCGATGGGCCTGACCGTCATCGCGGTCGTGTCCACCGAGGCTAAGGCCGAGGTCGTCCGCGAGCTCGGAGCCCGACACGTCGTCTTCGCCGAAGGGTTCAAGGACGCGGTCAAGGAGATCCTGCCCGGCGGTGTGGACTATGTCTTCGACCCTGTCGGCGGTGACCGCTTCACCGACTCCACACGTGTGCTCGCTCCCTTCGGTCGGCTTCTCGTCCTCGGCTTCACCGCGGGCGAGATCCCCTCGATTCGCGTCAATCGCCTGCTGCTGAAGAACATCTCCGTCGACGGTGTCGCGTGGGGCGCTGCCACTCACGGCGACCCGAACTTCATTGCCCGGCAGTGGGCGGCTGTGCGCGAACATGTGGCTGCCGGCCGACTCGATCCGCGCATCCATGCGACCTACCCGCTGGCGAAGGCCGCTGCGGCGATCAAGGAACTCGACGAGCGCACCGTCATGGGCAAGGTGCTCCTCGAGGTCGCCGGCGAGTGA
- a CDS encoding class I adenylate-forming enzyme family protein, which translates to MGDWFESRPWMATWGDAAPQPNVLEPSTTVADLAATVRAHGEATAISYYGFSLTWTEFDRWSNAFASFLVANGVTRGDRIGIYDQNTPAFVIASYGIWKAGGAVVPLNPMYRGELVHIFDTAEVKGIIVSKAAYLDRVQPFAESLPLVVLSNDGDFQVEGPDSIFSAFADLPPVPDAFDFRSVVAEHLDNGFTPDRPAPEDTALVVFTSGTSGKSKGAMATHANVSNNARQAVRTSSFTPGEGYATLAPLFHITGFVSQFVAAVAGGARLVLNYRFQPGPMLELCRRERPAYMVGPATVYTAMLAHTDFTEDHFSSFKRLKSGGAPLPEGLVDRFEEKTGIYLQQGYGLTETCAQVASVPAGMRAPVDENSGNLSCGLPQVDTMVRIIDGTGASLGPGEVGEVAVSGPSVVPAYLNDPEATAAQIPGGELRTGDVGFMDEDGWLFIVDRMKDMINASGFKVWPREVEDVLYTHPAIEEAAVVGIPDEYRGEDVVAFVTVQPGAEVAPEEVIAYCRERLAAFKAPHHVTVLDQLPKTTSGKILRRTIREDAIDAAEAARKAAQGAVGSD; encoded by the coding sequence ATGGGTGACTGGTTCGAATCACGACCGTGGATGGCGACCTGGGGCGATGCGGCTCCGCAGCCGAATGTTCTGGAACCGTCGACGACCGTGGCCGACCTGGCCGCAACGGTCCGGGCACACGGCGAGGCCACGGCGATCAGCTACTACGGTTTCTCGCTCACGTGGACCGAGTTCGACCGCTGGAGCAACGCCTTTGCCTCATTTCTCGTAGCTAATGGGGTCACTCGCGGTGATCGCATCGGCATCTATGACCAGAACACTCCGGCGTTCGTCATCGCGAGCTACGGGATCTGGAAGGCCGGCGGCGCGGTCGTGCCGCTCAATCCGATGTATCGCGGCGAACTCGTGCATATCTTCGACACCGCCGAGGTCAAGGGCATCATCGTCTCGAAGGCGGCCTACCTCGACCGGGTGCAGCCCTTTGCCGAGTCCTTGCCGCTCGTCGTCCTCAGCAATGATGGTGATTTTCAGGTCGAGGGACCGGATTCGATCTTCTCCGCGTTCGCGGATCTGCCGCCCGTCCCCGATGCCTTCGACTTCCGCAGCGTCGTCGCGGAGCACCTCGATAACGGGTTCACTCCTGACCGGCCCGCTCCCGAGGACACGGCTCTCGTCGTGTTCACCTCGGGCACCTCGGGGAAGTCGAAAGGGGCGATGGCCACTCACGCGAATGTGTCGAACAACGCGCGCCAGGCGGTGCGCACCTCGTCTTTCACCCCTGGTGAGGGGTATGCGACGCTCGCTCCGCTCTTCCACATCACCGGATTCGTCAGTCAGTTCGTGGCTGCCGTCGCCGGTGGTGCGCGGCTCGTCCTCAACTACCGTTTCCAGCCGGGTCCGATGTTGGAGCTGTGCCGCCGCGAACGTCCGGCGTATATGGTCGGCCCTGCCACCGTCTACACGGCGATGCTCGCCCACACTGATTTCACCGAGGATCATTTCTCCTCGTTCAAACGCCTCAAGTCCGGTGGAGCTCCCCTGCCCGAGGGCCTCGTCGATCGGTTCGAAGAGAAGACCGGAATCTACCTCCAGCAGGGCTACGGGCTGACCGAGACCTGCGCGCAGGTCGCCTCGGTGCCGGCGGGGATGCGGGCACCGGTGGATGAGAACAGCGGCAACCTCTCCTGCGGTCTGCCCCAGGTCGACACGATGGTGCGCATCATCGACGGAACCGGTGCCTCGCTCGGTCCGGGCGAAGTCGGCGAGGTGGCCGTCTCCGGCCCGTCGGTCGTTCCCGCCTATCTCAACGACCCGGAGGCGACAGCCGCGCAGATCCCCGGCGGAGAACTCCGCACCGGCGATGTCGGGTTCATGGACGAAGACGGCTGGCTGTTCATCGTCGATCGGATGAAGGACATGATCAACGCCTCCGGCTTCAAGGTCTGGCCGCGTGAGGTCGAGGATGTTCTGTACACCCACCCTGCCATCGAAGAGGCTGCTGTCGTCGGCATCCCCGATGAGTACCGCGGCGAGGATGTCGTTGCGTTCGTCACCGTGCAGCCCGGCGCCGAGGTGGCACCGGAGGAGGTCATCGCCTACTGCCGTGAGCGTTTGGCCGCGTTCAAGGCACCGCATCACGTCACCGTGCTCGATCAGCTGCCGAAGACGACCTCGGGGAAGATCCTGCGCCGGACCATCCGTGAGGATGCCATCGATGCCGCCGAGGCGGCGCGGAAGGCGGCGCAGGGGGCAGTGGGCTCCGACTGA
- a CDS encoding phosphotransferase family protein codes for MSDFDVEVMSIGRSNLTFTITVDGRPRWVLRRPPLGHEGGSAHNVAREGRIMAALTDSAVPVPTVLDIVDDPEVLDVPFVFMDHCPGFAINTPSDWASIPDESKADCAFGMIDALAAIHAVDIDAVGLGDLRRPGGLIERQLRRWLGQVEQISTRETPMIHEVHDVLLESMPDPAGSPIGLAHGDFKPNNMIFAPRGGLNAVVDWELTAVGEALTDLGYFIAMLTVPEEYTSIWVPTPADGFPDTEALIDRYQKVSGHEVHDVGYYSAFAMWKLACIREGVYTRLKTGQMGDLDLDPEVAGEGVEDLAGQALTLLERS; via the coding sequence GTGAGCGACTTCGACGTCGAGGTCATGTCGATCGGCCGGTCGAATCTCACCTTCACGATCACCGTCGACGGCCGACCACGCTGGGTGCTGCGCCGCCCACCGCTGGGACATGAGGGTGGCAGCGCCCACAACGTCGCCCGTGAGGGCAGGATCATGGCTGCGCTCACCGACAGTGCCGTGCCCGTGCCGACGGTCCTCGACATCGTCGACGACCCCGAGGTCCTCGATGTGCCCTTCGTGTTCATGGACCACTGCCCCGGCTTCGCGATCAACACTCCGTCGGACTGGGCGTCGATCCCCGATGAGTCGAAGGCCGACTGCGCCTTCGGCATGATCGATGCCCTCGCAGCCATCCACGCAGTCGACATCGACGCGGTCGGCCTCGGCGATCTGCGCAGGCCGGGCGGACTCATCGAACGGCAGCTGCGACGCTGGCTCGGCCAGGTCGAACAGATCTCCACGCGTGAGACACCGATGATCCACGAGGTCCACGACGTGCTCCTGGAGTCGATGCCCGACCCGGCGGGCAGTCCCATCGGACTCGCACATGGCGACTTCAAACCGAACAACATGATCTTCGCGCCCAGAGGCGGGCTCAATGCCGTCGTCGACTGGGAACTCACCGCCGTCGGCGAGGCGCTCACCGACCTCGGCTACTTCATCGCGATGCTCACAGTGCCCGAGGAGTACACGAGCATCTGGGTGCCGACACCGGCGGACGGCTTCCCCGACACCGAGGCGCTCATCGACCGCTACCAGAAGGTCAGCGGACACGAAGTCCACGACGTCGGCTACTACTCGGCGTTCGCGATGTGGAAGCTCGCCTGCATCCGCGAAGGCGTCTATACCCGGCTGAAGACCGGCCAGATGGGCGATCTCGACCTCGACCCGGAGGTCGCCGGCGAGGGCGTGGAAGACCTCGCCGGTCAGGCCCTGACTCTGCTGGAGAGATCATGA
- a CDS encoding class I adenylate-forming enzyme family protein, which yields MTNSWYDTRPWITTLGDLAQEPYVLPDSTPLDDLAATVAACGDEEAFSYYGFRLTWAEFDRRTTAFAAFLSTRGIAPGARVGIYDQNTPAFVIATYAIWKAGGAVVPLNPMYRGELEHIFADSEISGLIVSKAAYLDRVKDYASGLPLVVLSDDRSFQKHGPDAIFSMFAELPDVPDLPDFEAAVEDHLDTDFTPHSPTPSDLALIAYTSGTSGRSKGAAATHANISSNSRYCLRNPELGPGDGYLTLAPLFHITGFICQFLASVAGGARLILNYRFEPGSFIALCAAEKPAYMAGPATVYTALMAHPDFDPEKFSSFKSMMSGGAPLPEGLVNKFEERAHIYVGQGYGLSETCAQVATVPHGFNAPVDPDSGNLACGLPQPDVLIRILDDDGEPVGPGEVGEVAISGPQVVSSYLNNPEATAAQIPDGELHTGDVGFMREDGWLFIVDRKKDMINASGFKVWPREVEDVLYTHPAIQEAAVVGIPDDYRGEDVAAFVTLQPGAEATPEEIIAFCRERLASYKAPHQVTFIDQLPKTSSGKILRRTIRADAVEAAQAAREEAQGAAGSH from the coding sequence ATGACGAACAGCTGGTATGACACTCGTCCCTGGATCACGACGCTGGGCGATCTCGCCCAGGAGCCCTATGTCCTGCCCGACTCGACGCCGCTGGACGATCTTGCCGCGACCGTCGCTGCCTGCGGTGACGAAGAGGCCTTCAGCTACTACGGGTTCCGGCTGACCTGGGCCGAATTCGATCGGCGGACGACGGCGTTCGCGGCGTTCCTCTCCACCCGCGGAATCGCGCCCGGGGCTCGCGTAGGCATCTATGACCAGAACACCCCGGCCTTCGTCATTGCGACCTATGCCATCTGGAAGGCCGGCGGAGCGGTAGTGCCGCTCAATCCGATGTATCGCGGCGAACTCGAGCACATCTTCGCGGACTCGGAGATCAGCGGACTCATCGTGTCGAAGGCTGCGTATCTCGATCGGGTCAAGGACTATGCCAGCGGTCTGCCGCTCGTCGTCCTCAGCGACGATCGCAGTTTCCAGAAGCACGGCCCGGACGCGATCTTCTCGATGTTCGCCGAGCTTCCGGACGTCCCTGATCTGCCCGATTTCGAGGCAGCCGTCGAGGACCATCTCGACACCGACTTCACACCTCACTCCCCCACACCGTCCGACCTCGCTCTCATCGCCTACACCTCGGGCACCTCGGGGCGGTCGAAGGGTGCGGCGGCGACGCATGCGAACATCTCGAGCAATTCGCGCTACTGTCTGCGCAACCCCGAGCTCGGTCCCGGCGACGGCTACCTCACCCTTGCCCCGCTGTTCCACATCACCGGCTTCATCTGCCAGTTCCTCGCCTCGGTCGCCGGTGGCGCCAGGCTCATCCTCAACTACCGGTTCGAACCCGGTTCGTTCATCGCCCTGTGTGCTGCGGAGAAACCCGCCTATATGGCCGGACCCGCCACGGTCTACACCGCCCTGATGGCGCATCCGGACTTCGACCCGGAGAAGTTCTCCTCGTTCAAGTCGATGATGTCCGGCGGGGCTCCCCTGCCGGAGGGGCTGGTCAACAAGTTCGAGGAACGCGCGCACATCTACGTCGGTCAGGGATACGGCCTGTCCGAGACGTGCGCTCAAGTCGCGACCGTGCCGCACGGGTTCAACGCTCCCGTCGACCCCGACAGCGGCAACCTCGCCTGCGGCCTGCCCCAGCCCGACGTCCTCATCCGCATCCTCGATGACGATGGTGAGCCCGTGGGCCCCGGCGAGGTGGGTGAGGTCGCGATCTCCGGACCGCAGGTGGTCTCGAGCTACCTCAACAATCCTGAGGCGACGGCCGCGCAGATCCCCGATGGCGAACTGCACACCGGGGACGTCGGGTTCATGCGTGAGGACGGGTGGCTGTTCATCGTCGATCGCAAGAAGGACATGATCAACGCCTCCGGGTTCAAGGTCTGGCCGCGCGAGGTCGAGGACGTCCTCTACACGCATCCGGCGATTCAGGAGGCCGCGGTCGTCGGCATTCCCGATGACTACCGCGGCGAGGACGTCGCCGCGTTCGTCACTCTCCAACCCGGCGCCGAGGCGACTCCTGAGGAGATCATCGCCTTCTGCCGTGAGCGTCTGGCCTCCTATAAGGCACCGCACCAGGTGACGTTCATCGACCAGCTGCCGAAGACGAGTTCGGGCAAGATCCTGCGCCGCACGATCCGTGCTGACGCCGTCGAGGCAGCGCAGGCGGCACGCGAGGAAGCACAGGGAGCCGCTGGGTCTCACTGA
- a CDS encoding AAA family ATPase codes for MRLHSITLTDYKGITESTVEFGPGVTVVEGPNEIGKSSIHQAITQLREDKASSRKASVKDTQPVGSDVGPQVELHLSTGGYEVRYSKRWLKQPFTELRILAPVPEQLSGDEAHERFLSLLDETVDVDLLDALDVAQGRSLAQASLAEIKALHGALNASGEVPADHDAFLDRVEGEYLKFFTAKGKETGELKKLAEELPAAEERHRTLDERSRDMDALVERHARAADRLETVRDQLTAAVTEREEAEEAAKAVSGLKAELDRAAEAAESAKREEERAAEAHDRRSRLIAETTFADAAVKEAAASRETVIQTERDQDAAFARAQQDLDARQAELETARTEAKAASASLAHARARREVSELRRRLASIREQEGRVADARATIGSITVTAKDVDHLGGLVTEVRIAEKAKTAAAAHIIARRLGDTDVRIDGTALSDDTDAEFAVVKDTSIVIDSVVDITVRPGQSPAELDRAVDRARSELDAELERLGVDSLDHARERAEVRTNAEALLAEANSTLRALIGDDDRDRLDAALSRAEQLIVEAGEPAGSDVGSETEEVAEADEVDATTIDELEARVDTTTAAVDSAQDAVDKARAALERTRTDRDEARVASVRAQAQHEQAMTTWTNLSARLAADRDAHSDEALKDAHADAREQTQKREGEVETARARYEAADPETLEMRLQNALQLLDSKQQEQETGRQEVDRLSALIDDRAAEGIYDRLKAAEETLDSQRSRLARLRRQAEAIRLLRETVLAHKEEAQRQYVAPFKEQIERLGRVIFGQGLSVEISEDLEIVSRTLDGRTVSFESLSGGTKEQLALIGRLAVATLVDESSGAPVILDDAFGFADEKRLSALNVILGNVGRNAQVILLTCQPDRFARLGGARTVSLG; via the coding sequence ATGAGACTCCACTCGATCACCCTCACCGACTACAAGGGCATCACCGAGTCCACCGTCGAGTTCGGTCCCGGCGTGACGGTCGTCGAAGGTCCGAACGAGATCGGCAAGTCTTCGATCCACCAGGCCATCACCCAGTTGCGCGAGGACAAAGCGAGCTCCCGGAAGGCCAGCGTCAAGGACACTCAGCCGGTCGGCTCCGATGTCGGTCCCCAGGTGGAACTGCACTTGAGCACTGGCGGCTACGAGGTCCGCTACAGCAAACGCTGGCTCAAGCAGCCCTTCACCGAACTGCGCATCCTGGCACCGGTGCCCGAGCAGCTCAGCGGCGATGAGGCCCATGAGCGCTTCCTGTCTCTCCTCGACGAAACCGTCGACGTCGACCTCCTCGATGCCCTCGACGTCGCCCAGGGCCGAAGTCTCGCCCAAGCATCGCTGGCCGAGATCAAAGCGCTGCACGGCGCGCTCAATGCATCGGGGGAGGTCCCGGCCGATCACGATGCCTTCCTCGACCGGGTCGAGGGCGAATACCTCAAATTCTTCACGGCAAAGGGCAAGGAGACCGGAGAGCTGAAGAAGCTCGCCGAAGAGCTCCCGGCCGCCGAAGAGCGCCACCGGACCCTCGACGAGCGCAGCAGGGACATGGACGCACTCGTCGAACGGCACGCTCGAGCCGCCGACCGCCTGGAGACCGTCCGCGATCAGCTGACCGCGGCCGTGACCGAACGTGAGGAAGCTGAAGAGGCGGCGAAGGCCGTGTCCGGGCTCAAAGCCGAACTCGACCGTGCCGCCGAGGCGGCCGAATCCGCGAAACGCGAAGAGGAGCGGGCAGCAGAGGCCCATGACCGTCGCAGTCGGCTCATCGCCGAGACGACCTTCGCCGACGCGGCGGTGAAAGAGGCGGCAGCGAGCCGGGAGACCGTCATACAGACCGAACGCGATCAGGATGCGGCCTTCGCCCGAGCGCAGCAGGACCTCGACGCCAGGCAGGCCGAACTCGAGACCGCGCGGACCGAAGCGAAGGCGGCATCCGCGAGCCTCGCTCATGCCCGCGCACGCCGTGAGGTCAGCGAACTGCGCAGGCGGTTGGCGAGCATCCGCGAACAGGAGGGCAGAGTCGCCGACGCGAGGGCGACGATCGGGTCGATCACCGTGACGGCGAAGGACGTCGACCACCTCGGCGGCCTCGTCACCGAGGTGCGCATCGCAGAGAAGGCGAAGACCGCCGCGGCCGCGCACATCATCGCCAGGCGACTCGGGGACACCGACGTCAGGATCGACGGAACCGCGCTCTCGGACGACACCGATGCCGAGTTCGCCGTCGTCAAGGACACGAGCATCGTCATCGATTCCGTCGTCGACATCACGGTTCGGCCGGGACAGTCCCCAGCCGAACTCGACCGCGCCGTCGACCGGGCACGCAGCGAACTCGACGCCGAGCTCGAACGACTCGGCGTCGATTCGCTCGATCATGCGCGTGAGCGTGCCGAGGTGCGCACGAATGCCGAAGCGCTGCTGGCCGAGGCGAACTCGACGCTGCGGGCGCTCATCGGTGACGACGACCGCGACCGGCTCGACGCGGCGCTGTCCCGAGCCGAACAGCTCATCGTCGAAGCGGGAGAGCCCGCGGGAAGCGACGTTGGGTCCGAGACCGAAGAGGTCGCCGAGGCCGACGAGGTCGATGCGACGACGATCGACGAGCTCGAAGCGAGAGTCGACACGACCACGGCAGCCGTCGACTCCGCACAGGATGCCGTCGACAAGGCCCGCGCCGCACTCGAGCGTACCCGCACCGACCGGGATGAGGCGCGGGTCGCCTCGGTCCGAGCGCAGGCTCAGCACGAGCAGGCGATGACGACATGGACGAACCTATCTGCCCGACTGGCGGCCGATCGGGACGCTCACTCCGATGAGGCGCTGAAGGACGCACACGCCGATGCGCGGGAACAGACTCAGAAACGTGAGGGAGAGGTCGAAACGGCTCGGGCTCGCTATGAGGCCGCCGACCCCGAGACCCTGGAGATGCGGCTGCAGAACGCCCTCCAGCTCCTCGACAGCAAACAGCAGGAGCAGGAGACCGGTCGGCAGGAGGTCGATCGGCTCTCGGCGCTCATCGACGACCGGGCGGCAGAGGGCATCTACGACAGGCTCAAGGCTGCGGAGGAGACCCTGGATTCGCAGCGCTCACGGTTGGCACGACTGCGCCGGCAGGCGGAGGCGATCCGCCTGCTGCGTGAGACCGTGCTCGCTCACAAGGAAGAAGCGCAGCGACAGTACGTCGCTCCGTTCAAGGAGCAGATCGAACGGCTCGGACGGGTGATCTTCGGTCAGGGGCTGTCGGTGGAGATCTCCGAAGACCTCGAGATCGTCTCCCGGACGCTAGACGGCCGCACGGTGAGCTTCGAATCGCTCTCGGGCGGAACGAAGGAGCAGCTGGCTCTCATCGGACGCCTCGCCGTGGCCACCCTCGTCGATGAGTCCTCGGGTGCTCCGGTGATCCTCGATGACGCGTTCGGCTTCGCCGATGAGAAGCGTCTGTCCGCGCTCAACGTCATCCTCGGCAATGTCGGCCGCAACGCGCAGGTCATCCTGCTCACCTGCCAGCCCGACCGGTTCGCCCGCCTCGGCGGAGCACGCACCGTCAGCCTCGGCTGA
- a CDS encoding acyl-CoA dehydrogenase family protein, with amino-acid sequence MLETTERGREYQERLTAFMDEFVYPAESVYHDQMAAAASPHTQPQILEDLKAEAKKRGLWNLFHPHPDWGPGLTNLEYAPLAEITGRSIEIAPEAINCNAPDTGNMEVFTLFGTDEHKETYLRPLLEGTMASAFAMTEPAVASSDATNVEMRMERTDEGFLLNGRKWFASNGMHPNCRVLIVMGKTDPTAEVHRQQSMLVVPIDAPGLTVVRNLPVFGYADREGHAEIVFENVLVPFKDILKGEGEGFAISQARLGPGRIHHCMRAIGAAERALELMVKRAESRVTFGEKLSNRSNIQDWIAESRIEIDQARLLTLHAADMMDKYGNKVAKNEIAEIKVVAPSMALKVIDRAIQVHGGGGVTDDFPLARLWAHMRTLRLADGPDEVHKRSIARNEIKKHRG; translated from the coding sequence GTGTTGGAGACCACCGAACGCGGACGCGAATACCAGGAGCGGCTGACTGCCTTCATGGACGAGTTCGTCTATCCGGCAGAATCCGTCTACCACGACCAGATGGCCGCGGCGGCGAGCCCGCACACCCAACCGCAGATCCTCGAAGATCTCAAGGCCGAGGCGAAGAAGCGGGGCCTGTGGAACCTCTTCCACCCGCATCCCGACTGGGGACCGGGCCTGACGAACCTCGAATATGCGCCGCTGGCCGAGATCACCGGGCGCAGCATCGAGATCGCCCCCGAGGCGATCAACTGCAACGCCCCGGACACGGGCAATATGGAGGTCTTCACGCTCTTCGGCACCGATGAGCACAAGGAGACGTACCTCCGCCCGCTGCTCGAAGGCACGATGGCCTCGGCCTTCGCCATGACCGAACCGGCCGTGGCCAGCTCCGACGCCACGAACGTCGAGATGCGCATGGAACGCACCGACGAGGGATTCCTGCTCAACGGCCGCAAATGGTTCGCCTCGAACGGCATGCACCCGAACTGCCGCGTGCTCATCGTCATGGGCAAGACCGATCCCACCGCCGAGGTGCACCGGCAGCAGTCGATGCTCGTCGTCCCCATCGACGCCCCCGGTCTCACCGTGGTCCGCAACCTTCCCGTCTTCGGCTACGCCGACCGGGAAGGACACGCCGAAATCGTCTTCGAGAACGTGCTCGTCCCGTTCAAGGACATCCTCAAGGGCGAAGGCGAAGGCTTCGCGATCAGCCAGGCCCGGCTGGGACCCGGCCGCATCCACCACTGCATGCGCGCCATCGGAGCCGCCGAACGGGCGCTCGAGCTCATGGTCAAGCGCGCCGAGTCGCGCGTGACCTTCGGTGAGAAGCTCTCGAATCGGTCGAACATCCAGGACTGGATCGCCGAATCCCGGATCGAGATCGACCAGGCCCGCCTGCTCACCCTGCATGCCGCGGACATGATGGACAAGTACGGCAACAAGGTCGCGAAGAACGAGATCGCCGAGATCAAGGTCGTCGCCCCGTCGATGGCGCTCAAGGTCATCGATCGGGCGATTCAGGTCCACGGCGGCGGCGGAGTCACCGACGACTTCCCGTTGGCCCGGCTCTGGGCGCATATGCGCACCCTGCGGCTGGCTGACGGACCCGATGAGGTGCACAAACGCTCCATCGCCCGCAACGAGATCAAGAAGCACCGAGGCTGA